In Paenibacillus sp. BIC5C1, a genomic segment contains:
- a CDS encoding aldolase catalytic domain-containing protein — protein sequence MKTNHCKIVDCTIRDGGLVNNWDFSVDFVQQLYAGLNEAGVDYMEIGYKNSSKLLKGAEEAGPWRFLNDDFLRKVIPQKGNTKLSALVDVGRVDENDILPRSESMLDLIRVACYSKDVDKALALVQTFHDRGYETTLNIMALSNVMENELLEAFELIKESSVDVVYIVDSYGSLDHNDVKYLVEKFKTHLPNKRLGVHTHNNMQLAFSNSLVAAELGVELLDASVYGMGRAAGNCPTELLVAHLKGTKYNLRPVLGVLEQLMVPLREKEEWGYILPYMITGTLDEHPRSAMALRSSEDKDKVVDFYDKLTTPEVNFDK from the coding sequence ATGAAGACAAATCATTGCAAAATAGTAGATTGTACAATCCGTGATGGTGGATTGGTAAATAACTGGGACTTTAGCGTGGACTTTGTTCAACAGCTCTATGCTGGATTGAATGAAGCTGGCGTTGATTATATGGAAATTGGATACAAAAACTCATCTAAGCTCTTAAAAGGTGCAGAAGAAGCAGGACCATGGCGTTTTCTGAATGATGATTTCCTGCGCAAAGTAATTCCGCAAAAAGGAAATACCAAATTGTCTGCACTTGTTGACGTTGGACGTGTGGACGAGAATGACATTCTGCCACGCAGCGAAAGCATGCTGGATCTGATCCGTGTAGCTTGTTACAGCAAAGATGTAGACAAGGCACTTGCTCTGGTCCAAACATTCCACGATCGCGGATATGAAACAACGCTGAACATTATGGCATTGTCTAATGTTATGGAAAATGAACTGCTGGAAGCATTTGAACTGATCAAGGAAAGTTCTGTGGATGTTGTATACATAGTAGACTCCTATGGAAGCCTGGATCATAACGATGTGAAATATCTGGTGGAGAAGTTCAAGACTCATTTGCCGAACAAACGTCTTGGCGTTCACACACACAATAACATGCAACTGGCGTTCTCGAACTCATTGGTAGCAGCTGAGCTTGGTGTTGAACTGCTGGATGCTTCCGTATACGGTATGGGACGTGCGGCAGGAAACTGTCCCACTGAACTGCTCGTTGCTCATTTGAAAGGAACAAAATACAACCTGCGTCCAGTACTTGGTGTATTGGAGCAATTGATGGTCCCTCTCCGTGAAAAAGAAGAGTGGGGTTACATTTTGCCTTATATGATTACAGGTACATTGGACGAGCATCCTCGTTCGGCGATGGCACTGCGTTCGTCGGAAGACAAAGATAAGGTTGTTGATTTCTATGATAAATTGACAACACCAGAAGTGAATTTTGATAAATAA